Genomic segment of Aliarcobacter trophiarum LMG 25534:
TTTATTCACAATTATTTTATTTGGAATTGTTTTCTCAGGTTGTGCTACAACCTCTACAAGTCAAAAAAACCTCTCTACTCCAGATAGTAACTTTGCGTATGATAGCAAGTTAAATCAAGAGCAAAAACATCTGAAAAATAGCAACTTTAGAGATGATATTACGTACTCTAACTATATGTCAAAAAGAGATAGCAATATAAATAATGAACTATTTAGTTTTTACAATGAGTGGAAAGGTACAAAGTATAGAATGGGTGGATATACAAAAAAAGGGATAGATTGCTCAGGATTTGTACAAAAAGCTATTTTAGAAAAGTTTGATTTAAAGCTTCCTAGAGATAGTAGGTCTCAATCACTTGTTGGAACATCTATCAAAAAAAGTGAGTTGCAAATGGGCGATTTAGTATTTTTTCATACAGGTAAAACAAAACATGTAGGAATATATATTGACAATGGTCAATTTATGCATGCTTCTACAAAAGTTGGTGTTACAATCTCAAGAATAGATGATGGATATTTTAAAAATAGATATTGGAAAGCTACAAGAGTTTTAAAGTAGCTTAAA
This window contains:
- a CDS encoding NlpC/P60 family protein; the encoded protein is MKIKASLFTIILFGIVFSGCATTSTSQKNLSTPDSNFAYDSKLNQEQKHLKNSNFRDDITYSNYMSKRDSNINNELFSFYNEWKGTKYRMGGYTKKGIDCSGFVQKAILEKFDLKLPRDSRSQSLVGTSIKKSELQMGDLVFFHTGKTKHVGIYIDNGQFMHASTKVGVTISRIDDGYFKNRYWKATRVLK